The nucleotide window TCAACGGCTTCGCGGGTGCCTCGGCTTGCTCCCGCCGGAGCGATTGCCCTGCCAAGGCTTCCATCTTCAAGGATAACGTCGACTTCTAGCGTCGGATTGCCACGGGAGTCCCAGACCCGCCGTCCTCTGACTGATGTGATCGCGGTCAACGGCTGTTACCCTTCCATGTTTGTGCAAATGTCTCGGCGATCTCGCCGATTTTTGTTTTTGGCTTTTTCAGCAATGCGATCGATGCCTCTCTGATTGTCAAACGAGAGCTCTCGTCCAGATATTCGACCGGCGACTTGCCGTCGATGCGGGCAAGCATCAGGGCTGGCAGAAGCTCTGCTGTTCGGCGTTCGATCCGTTCTGGTGTTTCCCAACTGACATGGGCCGCGTAGGCACTCCAAAACTCTTCAAGGTCGGCTGCGAGAGCCGGACGAAGCGTCGGCACGTGCTGTGCTTTCAAGATCAGATGGTTCAGGCAAAAGGCAACGTCGAATTCAGGCGCACCCATGGTGGCGCATTCTGCATCGAGCACGACTGGCTGCTTTCCCTTGAACAAGATGTTCTTCGGGCTGACGTCTCCGTGGACGAGCACTGTTTCAGTCTCATAGAGACGGTTTGCCAACGCAGTCAGCTGCTCTGCAACTTCGGCCTTCTTCTTTGCGGTGAAGACAAGATAGGGCTCGATGCGGAGCGCATAAAAGTCATCACGGTTTTGGAAGGGCGCAGTTTCGAAGCCTGGACGGGTCGAGGCTGCATGGATGCTTCCGAGCAGGTTGCCGACCAGGTTTGCACGAGATGGGATACGCCGGCCTTCGAGCAAATCCGATTTCCAGAGGAATACGTCGTCTCCGGCAAGGAATTCCATTGCGAAGCCGTGGTTTTCTTCCGACCTGCCGAAGACTTTGACAGCGCTTTCCGGAGCAATATCGGCCGCCACTCTCAACCATTCGAATTCAGCTTTGTTTCTGTGGACTGGTGCTTTCCAATCTTCAGCGACTTTTAGTTTCGGAAGGGCGAATTTGATGCACAAGCGTTGGCCTTCAACTTCGACCATCGCGATATCTGAAGCGACGCCACCGGTGAGCGGACGAACAACACTGATCGCCGCCGGATCAGCCAGTCCAAGCTCGTCAATCAGTTCTTCGCACCTTTTCCTGAGCGCGGTCGGCATTTTCACCCGTTCGTTTGGCTTGATTGAATTATGTTCACGTGAACATTTGCCATTGCACTCTCGTCTCTGTCAAGTCATAGTTTGCGCGCTGTGACAAAACGGAGAGCAGAAATTTGGCGGCTCGGGTAACGATCAAAACCATCGCAAAGGACCTCGGGATCTCGCATATGACCGTTTCCCGGGCGCTCTCCGATCATCCGAATGTCCAGAAAGACACCCGGGAACTCGTGAAAAAAAGAGCGGCTGAACTCGGCTATGTCAAGATCGCCGCTGCGACAGCCATGCGAGGCGACGGTACTCGGATTGTCGGGCTGCTTCTGCCCAACATTGTCAACGAGTTTTATGCCAGTTTCGCCAACGAACTTGCCCGAATCTGTGAAGCTTTTTCCTATCAGCTGATCATTCATCTGACAGACGACGACTTAAAAACAGAGCACAAGGCAATGCAACAATTGCGCGAAGTTCAGGCAAAGGCCGTTGTTGTCGTACCGGCCCCTGGAGACCCTCACCTGATGGGTGGAGATCGGCATCATCTTGACGGGCTCGACGTGATTCAATTGATCCGCCAACGCTCCGTGACCGGACGTGAAGCTGCGATCCTGGTGGATGATGCCGGAGCGATCTCAGCCGCAGTCAAACACCTTCACGCAACGGGTCATAAGAAAATAGCCTATATCGGCGCGAATTCTGATCTATCCTCTGGTCGCAATCGTCTGGAAGCCTATCGCAAGGGACTTCGTGAGAGCGGACTTTCCGAAATTCATGAACTGATCAAGACTGCACCGCCATCATTTTCCATGGGAGGCAATTCTGCAGAGGCTCTTTTGTCGGAAGGTGTTGCAACGGCGATAGTCTGCGGCGGGTTTGAAATCTCAAATGGGGCTCTGCACGCTCTTTTGACATCGGGCCGCAAACCCGGTTCCGACATCGCCTTCATCGGATATGGCGACCCGTCTTTCTATACTTGGATTGAAGGTGGGATCTCGACGATCCGCGTCCCGGTTTCACCTCTTGCAAACCAGACACTTCAGGTTTTGAAGTCGGGTACCGCCGACGATGAAAATGCTCAGATATTCGAATTTCAGGCCGAACTCGTGATCAGAAAATCCTGAGGGCTCTTGTTGTTTGCCATCCAATATCGCGATCGTCACTTTTTCAGACGCTGGGTGATGGGCCAACGCTGGTTCCGGGCAGGGCTGAGTGTTATGCGTTCATCATGTTTCGGTTCAGTCTCGCTCACCGAGCCCATGTCCGGTGATGTCTCGGGTGTGGTTTTTGGAAGTATTGCGAGACTGACAGCAAGACAGACTGTGTTTATAATTGCGGATACGAGAGCTTCATGAGTACATCGCTGAGCCTTCCTAATGACGGCACATTTTTGTTCAGGGTCTGGCGTCCCGATGTTTCAGGGCCATCGATTTGTGCGCTGAAAGACGGTGTTTTGCATGATGTCACCTGCAAGGCTGTGTCAACGGTTCACGATCTTCTTGAACTTGAAAACCCGGCGGCCTGGCTTACCAGCGCCGAGGGTGAACCGATTGGCCGTCTCGATCAGATCGCATTGAACTCCCGCGAAACACCTGACACTTCGCAGCCCTGGCTATTGGCGCCCGCAGACCTTCAGGCGATCAAAGCCTGCGGTGTGACGTTTGCATCTTCCATGCTTGAGCGCGTGATTGAAGAACGGGCGAAGGGAGATCCCAAGAAAGCGGATCAGATCCGTGAACGCTGCACAGCCATCATGGGAGAGAGCCTGAAGTCCGTTGAGCCCGGCTCTGAAAAAGCCGCTCAACTAAAAGACGCCCTGGTCGCTGAAGATATGTGGTCGCAATATCTGGAGGTTGGCATCGGGCCAGACGCAGAAGTTTTCACGAAGTCGCAGCCTATGTCAGCTGTTGGTTCTGGTGCTGCAGTCGGTCTGCACCCTGCTTCGCGGTGGAACAATCCTGAACCGGAAGTCGTTCTTGCAGTCAGCAGTTCCGGTCAAGTCAAAGGTGCGATGCTCGGAAATGACGTGAACCTGCGCGACATCGAAGGTCGGTCCGCATTGTTGCTGGGCAAGGCCAAAGACAACAACGCGTCAACATCCATCGGCCCTGCGGTACGTCTGTTCGACGATACGTTCGGCATGGATGATGTGCGCAGATTGGAACTTGATCTGAAAGTCACGGGTGAAGATGGGTTCACGCTCTCCGGGCATTCGACAATGACCGAGATAAGCCGAGATCCGCTTGACCTTGTGGCGCAGGCCTGCGGCCGCCATCACCAGTATCCAGATGGTTTTTTCCTGTTTCTTGGAACGCTGTTTGCACCGACGGAAGATCGCGACACGCCCGGCGAGGGCTTCACCCATAAGCTGGGCGACATTGTCGAGATATCCTGTCCCCAGTTGGGAACACTCCGAAACACAGTGCGACTGTCAACGCACTGTCCTGAATGGCGTTTCGGAAACCGCGCGTTGATGGCAAATCTTTCAAGCCGCAAGCTTATCTAGAGCGGATCCATCAACCGTTTCAACACCTGAGGGAGGTGCTCCAGTGACGTGACAAGTTGCGTTGTTGGTTCGCTCCCATCGTTCGTGTCAGGTCTGCCGGTTTGTCAGGTCTGCTGGGGGGCGATTGACCTCAGCTGTCATCATCACGCACAACAAAGACGGAGCATTCAGCACGCCGCACGACCCGGGACGCTGTCGATCCCAAAAAGTAGTCCTGTGCTGACGGGTGATGAGAACCGACCAGTATCAAGTCGATATTGTTGTCTTTTGCGTAGCTTGCAATCTGGACACCGGGTTTGCCGGTCACGACCTTGCAGTCGACCCGTTGGTCTCCGTCAGCCGCCTGTTGCAGCTTTTCGGCCACCTTGTCAGTCAGATGATTGTCAATTTTCAGGTCAACGAACTCCGAGACAAAGCCAGGAATGTTTTCAAGCACGGTCAATAGAGTGATCCGGCCATCGTCAGTCAATAAATGCCGGGCGACTTCAAGTTTCCGCTGGACAAGTGTTTCATGATCCAGCGCGACGGGAATGAGAACATTTTTATACATCGACCTGAAGCCTCCATTTTTGAACTGTTATGAGCCGCCTTGCAGGCCTGGCAGCACGACAAGAAGCCCGAATGCGACCAGTGCAGCTAGAAAAACTGTTTCTGCAATCAGCAGTCCTGCGGCTGCCTTGCCGACTTTCATCAAGTCTTTGGGAACTGTCTTCAGCCCAACCGCCGCGATTGCCAGCAGCAACAGCCAGCGAGACAGGTCTGCCGACAGTTCAGTGATCACTGCCGGAAGCGCGATAACGGAATTGAGTGTTGCCAAGGCCACGAAGCCGACCACGAATGCCGGGACGAGGGGCATGCCGGGGTTGCCTGAAGCACTGCTGCCGACGGTCATCCGAAGCACGATCAGTGCTGTCATCACGATGGGTGCAAGCA belongs to Roseibium porphyridii and includes:
- a CDS encoding phosphotransferase family protein; protein product: MPTALRKRCEELIDELGLADPAAISVVRPLTGGVASDIAMVEVEGQRLCIKFALPKLKVAEDWKAPVHRNKAEFEWLRVAADIAPESAVKVFGRSEENHGFAMEFLAGDDVFLWKSDLLEGRRIPSRANLVGNLLGSIHAASTRPGFETAPFQNRDDFYALRIEPYLVFTAKKKAEVAEQLTALANRLYETETVLVHGDVSPKNILFKGKQPVVLDAECATMGAPEFDVAFCLNHLILKAQHVPTLRPALAADLEEFWSAYAAHVSWETPERIERRTAELLPALMLARIDGKSPVEYLDESSRLTIREASIALLKKPKTKIGEIAETFAQTWKGNSR
- a CDS encoding LacI family DNA-binding transcriptional regulator, translating into MAARVTIKTIAKDLGISHMTVSRALSDHPNVQKDTRELVKKRAAELGYVKIAAATAMRGDGTRIVGLLLPNIVNEFYASFANELARICEAFSYQLIIHLTDDDLKTEHKAMQQLREVQAKAVVVVPAPGDPHLMGGDRHHLDGLDVIQLIRQRSVTGREAAILVDDAGAISAAVKHLHATGHKKIAYIGANSDLSSGRNRLEAYRKGLRESGLSEIHELIKTAPPSFSMGGNSAEALLSEGVATAIVCGGFEISNGALHALLTSGRKPGSDIAFIGYGDPSFYTWIEGGISTIRVPVSPLANQTLQVLKSGTADDENAQIFEFQAELVIRKS
- a CDS encoding fumarylacetoacetate hydrolase family protein; amino-acid sequence: MSTSLSLPNDGTFLFRVWRPDVSGPSICALKDGVLHDVTCKAVSTVHDLLELENPAAWLTSAEGEPIGRLDQIALNSRETPDTSQPWLLAPADLQAIKACGVTFASSMLERVIEERAKGDPKKADQIRERCTAIMGESLKSVEPGSEKAAQLKDALVAEDMWSQYLEVGIGPDAEVFTKSQPMSAVGSGAAVGLHPASRWNNPEPEVVLAVSSSGQVKGAMLGNDVNLRDIEGRSALLLGKAKDNNASTSIGPAVRLFDDTFGMDDVRRLELDLKVTGEDGFTLSGHSTMTEISRDPLDLVAQACGRHHQYPDGFFLFLGTLFAPTEDRDTPGEGFTHKLGDIVEISCPQLGTLRNTVRLSTHCPEWRFGNRALMANLSSRKLI
- a CDS encoding universal stress protein, with amino-acid sequence MYKNVLIPVALDHETLVQRKLEVARHLLTDDGRITLLTVLENIPGFVSEFVDLKIDNHLTDKVAEKLQQAADGDQRVDCKVVTGKPGVQIASYAKDNNIDLILVGSHHPSAQDYFLGSTASRVVRRAECSVFVVRDDDS